A genomic segment from Armigeres subalbatus isolate Guangzhou_Male unplaced genomic scaffold, GZ_Asu_2 Contig1074, whole genome shotgun sequence encodes:
- the LOC134202173 gene encoding LOW QUALITY PROTEIN: serine/arginine repetitive matrix protein 2-like (The sequence of the model RefSeq protein was modified relative to this genomic sequence to represent the inferred CDS: inserted 2 bases in 2 codons; deleted 1 base in 1 codon), giving the protein MFSTFIGLIDIQSWWEVPCIAHFCSLFSGSFHLPDFDIEDLEEALLTDVDTESEVDLKVYSARLLPDLIVALLKGCDTLSQIVSHISPSNYQMFLRRLFRQKCQEYNIDNPFNEDTDFEKLPLRTKILILKYLCDFRLDSADVFNRFANLEADSLRVEPLGFDSKGSAYWYFFGTRLYREDYDVPTGKGSKSAKRSVWQVICFTEDDWRNLAGKFKRSKHENERALLHQLEENFLPNIPKIFRDKERERRNKLLERRTSSRIKVYEERRLADHFRQKEVEEAQKALLKEQRKLQGKCDPEPEDFRPQKEILADQKARLAEDRAKRAERRSRSNSVSSIVSTYASSPEPLTSDFXFQPKESECLTFRKHSSGGXKHSATVIVSNPPASPSSELGSEPSSSADIEVHPGASKQDPDEVLEEDNEENIDDEEDLEEDSASVIVVDQVNITNFTEVGSSISVASGTTTTSSGISSREQREKTPSPTPTPSPPSASQPEEECPLPTASEPVKRKSKLSAEIEGLLQYNRNMAPTTTKLPGRQTNNSLSSVTGPVILPFTETPPPKTSSNSSSSKSGESTAVAGSGGTTSTSGRKKKSKASEVFTETEEVLQIGMHKVLEYIKNHDDAWPFVDPVDEDIAPRYYSIIRRPMDLQKMEEKLDNGEYLTFSDFRNDFKLIVNNCRLYNGQANEYTEMVNNLQLAFEKAKKKYFDSNSSDEEQTLEYPIFKEKPFGNSGGKTISDSPGSSGTSVVNNSKHTNENKSDSSSKKSNNVKNSSISSSSVVKDAKNDKKEGKVKSSHKKGKHEADDCSDKSKTLSSGTSSNVKKGKLNAEDESKSNKSGITKGHKRKRKEKDKIGKGRSKKFKPNSGEDEESPEEEDADEEADVKSVKDYSEFEEEMRSPSPIVHESKKKSNSKGKKKEERAKDQKKSSKSKKEDKKLTKHEVGKKVHRKSPIRSRSVSRSRSASPISRSSSPVPTSTAKKIKESTKQKRSKKGRKEEKSVERASVEQKSSKQLDTSMSSGTPSPVKARGRKKAVDKKNDSLSEEEASADPPMHEEDDKETDLSNFADIDEIRIKNDSREYASDSTDDLQAADEGKKSKKHKKNNQKATKGKTKIKNEEKSKKNKSKAKNGKSKKSKSKSLENASLVSSSNEEEAIVEDLRENKNKKPVEKEIKSASIKQPKDFSKYTTLPRTRSSSRSFSRSPSPLPSIRDAYSSMSDHSMEFDQELCNTGEEEPAPTRPLTPDIRDKYDLIKERRRNQQKATPQSNTPAPLIPEKPTKQKVNPQEASRKKQKSNQTNASSSASSISSKQPKVTEEKEKPTKTKETGKSKTKPERSSECKRNSPLPEDVKDWTPLEPSPIVEKTRPSYMDEKAENRESERKMDPSDEYDFIDDSPAEMSTPKVSTPVNSLPDKIPKPPKSKTDPIKKQTQKANKTNQNNTLVKPNPSTASKQPKTSGANMEALELETEQTLKDINKWLENTPRFSEYSSASNSPSRYIMDDLDSVTAKIDAADFRKPIPLSQLPEEEQNNAPMIPIAQSVASPSLSTLPTAIPMLPTSPKPVIPPALPVPKEPAKPKYPKELPYDPNPIKESINNVNISTASHPVVKPYPMQQPVVSTAAVPVASTTTAAERPHLGPPPIIPPHSQKKEPKEPKRKTLKEKLSQLGSRKRETVHRTIDRLQPGKSKGNLLTSIQNLNKPEELFPLGGATNKLKEVKNSLIVKTDESKPKLSLGTVLDTEGFGLGQQHNFADEKKENVSDVVEHKVDKKDSESEKSLSSSKDDNVNADKLLIADDIKAAKAELAKIDPTKVVESPEKLVKAASKSEKPSATPNLSAWLKAFGGPKRAKKSEEGDESVSKNSPSESGKGNENTSPSEAGLNVPMVPSLESPSYPSLPAPRQRKASTGSTVSERSSFSQDPDSPRIGIDERIGVYPAPYPSPMGASPIMTSPKIDETQKSPYPLNGAIKVGFYQDTTTKSSPEKSCSPRDLPSPYPQYSQHLYSSNTGMAGNNLYGNYSYGGNANPSTSNTNVDNFKNFDQYKQPASQESDYNSSMSPSTNPNSPYHNQQSSPYQQQPNSPYQQQQPNQNYSQQQQQQPIASPASTGPLSPYSTNPIAPQSSVQQSPAQSVSGHSPFNPSPTSPYQTPQHQSQSQPVQVQKPSQQPQQPPQTQQQQQHTSKPNTPIHQSPNSPFSQSNHSSPYSQQDPNSPYSQGQLSPFQPMSPKPPQSSLPAIPQGTTNNSLKLAPPIITPQQAAAAAGVTLPESPVNSLSQQPQQMSPQQQQVQTTGSQLPIQQQQTQLPQQLNTQASWNQPHHQPNYNQYAAPSDSSIGMNSNVPAPAHMHHQQQQVQPQQQQQQKPQPAHHNVQQHMQPPLHNQQQQQQQHHQTPSSCQQQNQQPLQTSALNNLTPAHSQASQQQQQHHSHLSNLLSNNPYTSTYGRQAYDQTGQNTHVGQNVGKNSTTKVPDLINLGYNSGSGNNESNANSNKNQSQQQQQQDIPMNMGNKPPIADATKEKELTKQQQMFELMGAMGYANPMDISISKSKAFDMFNRAATMTFPRGFPGSSSDSGPASGSQAQQQDLTKMGYGTSAVGYDQMQTNVNKAHDMSGTNAYNMQQQQQQQHHQSSHTHQQQPKSNQTDVLAVGNNRANVPASYDQRSVSNVPQQQQQANMDLSSGGYKSFSGSASTSLMDPALRNLASLSSLYQSDGASGFYDKNIPPAAHMFGKNLPNHPPGASAASVSTTSTLQQMFNSSMATTMAYNAATRDQSSAYGSNYHQRNDMLNQAQKVPLNIPTVANASTPVEPAKPKRSRKKKDTQEVMQQQMQQQQVHQHQQPQPNAAHQGFQAYPGLKSQSSNSASSQSNTTPNVPGNVGTNVTGNSEPSAISLKTANVVPGSAFNFGTGPAGLNLPSSFHGENSPYLDEFRNNPNPYSYLASSHRGAASSGTASADGSDKTLNPSASTASAVAAVAAAAAVAHQPPPAASPYHQFLSHPSSRAPYQFMNQLDPLHQQYLRQEELRAQMMLNQSLGLGAPSAHGPPPVAYGQPGAYHHPLGMHKPYDAMNSMNRSPWL; this is encoded by the exons GATTTGGAGGAAGCTCTTCTGACCGATGTCGACACCGAGAGCGAGGTTGATCTAAAAGTCTACAGCGCTCGCCTGTTGCCGGATCTCATTGTTGCTCTGCTGAAGGGTTGTGACACGCTCAGCCAGATCGTATCACACATCAGCCCGAGTAACTATCAGATGTTCCTGAGGCGATTATTTCGTCAGAAATGTCAG GAATATAACATCGACAATCCGTTCAACGAGGATACTGATTTTGAAAAGCTACCGCTTCGCACCAAGATCCTTATTTTAAAGTACCTGTGTGACTTTCGCTTGGACTCTGCCGACGTTTTCAATAGATTTGCCAACCTCGAAGCCGACAGTTTGCGAGTCGAGCCATTAGG CTTCGACAGTAAAGGATCTGCTTACTGGTACTTCTTCGGCACAAGACTCTACCGGGAAGATTACGACGTTCCAACTGGTAAGGGTAGCAAATCAGCAAAGCGGTCTGTTTGGCAAGTCATTTGCTTTACTGAAGACGACTGGAGGAATCTGGCTGGCAAGTTCAAGCGCTCAAAACACGAAAACGAGCGCGCATTGCTACATCAGTTGGAAGAGAATTTTCTTCCGAACATACCAAAAATCTTCCGCGATAAAGAGCGCGAGAGAAGGAATAA GCTTCTAGAGCGACGTACCTCATCCCGTATCAAGGTCTACGAAGAACGTCGCCTAGCCGATCATTTTCGCCAGAAAGAGGTCGAAGAAGCTCAGAAAGCACTACTCAAAGAACAGCGCAAGCTCCAAGGAAAGTGCGATCCAGAACCAGAGGACTTCCGACCCCAAAAAGAAATATTAGCCGATCAAAAGGCTAGGCTAGCTGAAGACAGAGCTAAACGCGCCGAACGACG GTCACGTTCGAATTCGGTATCAAGTATAGTATCCACCTATGCCAGCTCGCCAGAACCTCTCACGAGTGATT ATTTTCAGCCAAAAGAAAGCGAATGTCTAACTTTTAGAAAACACTCGTCTGGTG CGAAACATTCCGCAACCGTTATTGTTAGTAATCCACCCGCTTCCCCTTCCTCGGAGCTAGGCTCCGAACCGAGTTCAAGTGCGGACATTGAAGTGCACCCGGGTGCTTCCAAGCAAGATCCCGACGAAGTGTTAGAGGAAGATAacgaagaaaacatcgacgacgAAGAAGATCTCGAAGAGGACAGTGCAAGTGTGATCGTCGTCGATCAAGTGAACATTACAAACTTTACTGAAGTTGGGTCAAGTATTAGTGTTGCCAGTGGGACGACCACAACCAGCAGTGGGATCAGCAGTCGTGAGCAGCGTGAAAAGACACCATCGCCAACCCCCACGCCTTCGCCTCCATCAGCATCACAGCCAGAGGAAGAGTGCCCTCTGCCGACGGCCAGTGAACCAGTGAAGCGAAAGTCCAAATTGAGTGCAGAGATTGAAGGACTGTTACAATACAATCGAAACATGGCCCCAACTACGACCAAACTGCCCGGGCGGCAAACCAACAATTCGCTGTCATCGGTCACAGGACCGGTAATCCTGCCGTTCACCGAAACTCCACCACCGAAAACGTCGAGTAACAGCTCGAGTAGCAAGAGTGGGGAATCGACTGCCGTTGCTGGCAGCGGTGGAACTACCAGTACCAgtggaaggaaaaagaagagcaAAGCTTCAGAAGT TTTTACGGAAACCGAAGAGGTCCTGCAGATCGGTATGCATAAAGTTTTGGAATACATCAAAAACCATGATGACGCTTGGCCATTCGTGGATCCGGTCGACGAGGACATCGCACCGCGCTATTATTCGATCATTAGGAG ACCGATGGATCTgcaaaagatggaagaa aagctggaCAACGGGGAGTATCTAACATTCAGTGACTTCCGCAATGATTTTAAGCTGATAGTAAACAACTGTCGGCTTTATAACGGCCAAGCAAATG AATATACCGAAATGGTGAATAACTTGCAGTTGGCATTCGAAAAAGCGAAGAAGAAGTACTTCGATTCAAATTCCTCGGACGAAGAGCAAACCCTCGAATATCCGATCTTCAAGGAGAAACCATTCGGAAATAGTGGCGGGAAAACCATTAGTGACTCTCCCGGGAGCAGCGGTACCAGTGTTGTTAACAATAGTAAACATACGAATGAAAACAAAAGCGATAGCAGCAGCAAAAAAAGTAACAACGTTAAAAACAGtagcatcagcagcagcagcgttgTAAAGGATgctaaaaatgataaaaaagaaggaaaagtaaaaagttctCACAAAAAAGGGAAGCATGAAGCCGACGATTGCAGCGATAAGAGCAAAACTCTTAGCAGTGGTACCAGCAGTAATGTCAAAAAGGGAAAACTGAATGCCGAAGATGAATCCAAAAGTAACAAAAGTGGTATTACGAAGGGGCACAAACGAAAACGCAAGGAGAAAGATAAAATAGgtaaaggaagaagtaagaagttcaAACCGAACAGTGGTGAGGATGAAGAGAGCCCTGAAGAGGAGGATGCAGATGAAGAAGCAGATGTTAAAAGTGTGAAAGATTATTCGGAATTTGAAGAAGAAATGCGATCTCCGTCGCCCATCGTGCACGAAAGTAAGAAGAAAAGCAATTCAAaggggaagaaaaaagaagaaagagcaAAGGATCAAAAGAAAAGTTCAAAGTCTAAAAAAGAAGATAAGAAGTTGACGAAGCATGAGGTTGGTAAGAAAGTGCACCGAAAGTCGCCAATTCGATCTCGATCTGTGTCCAGGTCTAGATCAGCTTCACCAATATCGAGATCTTCTAGTCCAGTACCAACTTCGACGGCGAAGAAAATAAAAGAATCCACAAAACAGAAACGTTCCAAAAAAGGAcggaaagaagaaaaatccgTTGAACGAGCGTCCGTGGAACAGAAGTCTTCCAAACAATTAGATACTTCTATGAGCTCTGGAACGCCTTCCCCGGTCAAGGCTCGTGGTAGAAAAAAGGCGGTCGATAAGAAAAATGATTCTTTGAGTGAAGAAGAAGCTTCCGCGGATCCTCCAATGCACGAGGAAGATGACAAGGAAACAGATCTCAGTAATTTTGCTGATATTGACGAAATACGGATTAAGAATGATAGTCGGGAGTATGCTTCTGATAGTACTGATGATCTCCAAGCGGCTGATGAaggaaaaaagagcaaaaagcaTAAGAAAAATAACCAGAAGGCAACTaaaggaaaaacaaaaattaaaaacgaggaaaaatctaaaaagaaTAAATCAAAAGCCAAGAACGGCAAGagcaaaaaatccaaaagtaaGAGCTTGGAAAACGCATCATTGGTTTCATCCAGCAATGAAGAGGAAGCCATTGTAGAAGATCTgagagaaaacaaaaataaaaagcctGTGGAAAAGGAAATTAAAAGTGCCTCAATAAAACAACCAAAAGATTTTTCCAAATACACAACACTACCCAGAACTAGGAGCTCGTCCAGAAGCTTTTCTCGATCACCGAGCCCTTTGCCTTCTATCAGAGATGCATATTCATCGATGTCGGATCATTCTATGGAATTTGACCAAGAACTTTGTAATACTGGGGAGGAAGAACCGGCTCCAACTAGGCCTTTAACACCGGACATACGAGACAAATATGACTTGATCAAAGAACGACGGCGTAATCAACAAAAAGCAACACCTCAAAGTAACACTCCGGCACCCTTGATTCCCGAAAAACCAACAAAACAGAAAGTTAACCCTCAGGAAGCAAGTCGAAAGAAGCAAAAGTCTAATCAAACTAATGCCAGCTCAAGTGCCTCATCAATCTCTAGCAAGCAGCCGAAGGTTACAGAGGAGAAAGAAAAACCTACCAAAACCAAAGAAACAGGTAAAAGCAAAACAAAGCCCGAGCGAAGTAGTGAATGTAAACGCAATTCTCCACTGCCGGAGGACGTCAAAGATTGGACCCCGCTGGAACCATCTCCCATAGTAGAAAAAACTCGACCTTCCTACATGGATGAGAAAGCAGAAAACCGCGAATCGGAAAGGAAGATGGATCCAAGTGATGAATACGACTTCATTGATGATTCCCCCGCTGAAATGTCTACACCGAAGGTGTCAACGCCGGTAAACTCGTTGCCAGACAAAATACCAAAGCCTCCAAAAAGCAAGACAGATCCAATCAAAAAACAAACACAGAAAGCAAATAAAACCAATCAGAACAACACGTTGGTGAAGCCGAACCCAAGCACAGCTAGCAAACAACCGAAAACATCCGGTGCAAATATGGAGGCTTTGGAGTTGGAAACCGAGCAAACGCTAAAGGACATCAACAAATGGCTAGAAAACACGCCGAGATTTTCGGAATACAGCTCTGCGAGTAACTCTCCTTCTCGCTATATAATGGACGATCTTGACTCTGTGACAGCTAAGATCGATGCTGCAGATTTCCGGAAACCCATACCGCTTTCCCAGCTCCCTGAAGAGGAACAAAACAATGCGCCCATGATACCTATAGCCCAGTCAGTAGCTTCTCCATCTTTGAGTACGCTACCAACTGCAATTCCAATGTTACCCACGTCTCCAAAACCGGTGATTCCGCCTGCTCTTCCAGTACCAAAGGAACCAGCTAAACCGAAGTATCCCAAGGAGCTGCCATATGACCCAAACCCTATTAAGGAATCTATCAATAATGTCAACATATCTACTGCTTCTCATCCCGTTGTGAAACCTTATCCCATGCAACAACCAGTGGTTAGTACAGCGGCCGTTCCCGTTGCATCTACAACAACAGCGGCGGAGCGTCCTCATCTTGGCCCACCACCGATAATCCCGCCACACTCGCAGAAAAAGGAACCCAAAGAACCCAAGAGGAAGACTTTGAAGGAAAAGCTAAGTCAATTGGGTTCTCGTAAGAGAGAGACTGTGCATCGAACAATCGATCGGCTACAGCCGGGAAAGTCTAAAGGAAATTTGTTAACGTCCATTCAGAATCTCAACAAACCGGAAGAGTTGTTCCCATTGGGTGGAGCGACTAATAAACTTAAAGAGGTCAAGAATTCATTGATCGTTAAGACCGATGAGTCGAAACCAAAACTAAGCTTGGGCACCGTTTTGGATACTGAAGGGTTTGGTTTGGGACAACAGCATAACTTTGCGGATGAAAAAAAGGAGAACGTATCAGACGTGGTGGAACATAAGGTTGATAAGAAAGATAGTGAAAGCGAGAAATCATTAAGCAGCTCCAAGGATGACAATGTTAATGCTGATAAACTTCTTATAGCTGATGATATCAAAGCGGCCAAAGCAGAGCTAGCCAAGATTGACCCAACTAAGGTAGTGGAATCGCCGGAGAAGTTAGTCAAAGCTGCGTCAAAATCGGAAAAACCGTCGGCGACACCGAATTTGAGTGCGTGGTTGAAAGCATTCGGGGGACCGAAAAGAGCCAAAAAATCAGAAGAAGGAGACGAAAGCGTTAGCAAGAATTCTCCATCTGAAAGTGGGAAGGGTAATGAAAATACCTCTCCATCTGAGGCAGGGTTGAATGTGCCGATGGTACCAAGTTTAGAAAGCCCAAGCTATCCGTCGTTGCCTGCTCCTAGGCAGAGAAAGGCTTCTACGGGCAGTACTGTGTCGGAGCGATCTTCGTTTAGTCAGGATCCAGATAGTCCACGAATTGGAATTGATGAACGGATCGGAGTGTATCCGGCGCCTTATCCCAGTCCAATGGGGGCATCACCTATTATGACTTCACCGAAAATAGACGAAACACAGAAAAGCCCTTACCCGCTTAATGGTGCTATCAAAGTTGGATTTTATCAAGATACTACTACGAAGAGTAGTCCAGAGAAAAGCTGTAGTCCAAGAGATTTACCGTCACCGTACCCACAATACTCTCAGCATTTGTATAGCTCCAATACGGGAATGGCGGGAAACAATTTGTATGGCAACTACTCATATGGCGGCAATGCCAACCCCAGTACCAGTAACACAAATGTAGAtaacttcaaaaattttgatCAGTACAAACAACCTGCTTCCCAGGAGTCGGATTACAATTCATCAATGAGTCCCAGTACAAATCCAAATTCTCCTTATCATAACCAGCAATCATCGCCTTACCAACAACAACCTAATTCGCCGTACCAACAGCAACAACCAAATCAAAACTACAgccaacaacagcagcagcagccaatCGCATCTCCGGCATCAACTGGACCATTGTCTCCTTATAGCACAAATCCAATAGCACCTCAATCTTCAGTACAACAGAGCCCGGCTCAATCCGTCAGTGGCCACTCGCCTTTCAACCCATCGCCGACTTCGCCTTATCAGACACCTCAACACCAGTCGCAAAGCCAACCAGTACAGGTTCAAAAACCCAGTCAACAGCCACAACAACCCCCACAAacgcagcagcaacagcagcacaCATCGAAACCAAATACTCCCATCCACCAAAGCCCAAATTCGCCTTTCTCACAGTCGAACCACAGCTCGCCGTATTCACAACAGGATCCAAATTCTCCGTACTCCCAGGGACAGCTGTCGCCCTTCCAACCTATGTCTCCGAAACCGCCTCAATCAAGTCTTCCGGCTATTCCCCAAGGAACTACTAACAACAGCTTGAAGCTAGCCCCTCCAATTATTACTCCTCAACAAGCAGCTGCAGCAGCAGGCGTTACTCTTCCTGAATCGCCCGTAAATAGTCTTTCCCAACAGCCCCAACAAATGTCACCACAACAGCAGCAAGTGCAAACTACAGGATCTCAGCTGCCCATTCAGCAGCAACAAACACAACTTCCACAACAACTGAATACTCAAGCGTCATGGAATCAACCGCACCATCAGCCGAACTACAACCAGTACGCAGCCCCATCCGACAGCTCTATTGGGATGAATTCGAATGTCCCTGCCCCAGCTCATATGcatcaccaacaacaacaagtaCAACctcaacaacagcaacaacaaaaacCCCAGCCAGCACATCACAATGTTCAGCAGCATATGCAACCGCCACTACAcaaccaacagcagcagcagcaacagcaccaTCAAACACCTTCATCCTGTCAGCAGCAAAATCAACAGCCACTGCAAACTTCTGCTCTCAACAATCTTACCCCTGCTCACTCTCAAGCCagtcagcagcaacagcagcatcaTAGTCATCTTAGTAATCTACTCAGTAACAATCCCTACACATCCACCTATGGAAGGCAAGCTTACGACCAAACTGGTCAAAATACCCACGTGGGACAAAATGTTGGTAAGAACTCGACAACCAAAGTACCTGACCTAATCAACTTGGGCTACAACAGCGGAAGTGGCAATAACGAAAGTAACGCAAACAGTAACAAGAATCAGTCtcagcagcaacaacagcaagACATTCCGATGAATATGGGAAACAAACCTCCCATTGCGGATGCGACCAAGGAGAAAGAGCTTACGAAGCAGCAACAGATGTTTGAGCTAATGGGTGCCATGGGCTATGCGAATCCGATggatatttcaatttcaaaatcgaaagcTTTTGACATGTTTAATCGCGCAGCTACAATGACTTTTCCCCGTGGATTTCCTGGAAGCAGTAGCGATAGTGGCCCGGCAAGTGGGAGCCAAGCACAGCAGCAAGATCTTACCAAGATGGGATACGGTACGAGCGCAGTTGGATACGATCAGATGCAAACTAATGTCAATAAGGCCCATGATATGAGCGGGACGAATGCTTATAATatgcagcaacaacaacagcagcagcaccatCAATCGTCGCATACTCATCAACAGCAACCGAAAAGTAATCAAACTGATGTGCTAGCTGTTGGTAATAACAGGGCAAACGTACCCGCATCTTATGATCAAAGGTCAGTCAGTAATGTTccacaacagcagcagcaggcaaacatggatctcagttcCGGAGGATACAAGTCATTCAGTGGATCTGCGTCTACGTCGCTGATGGATCCGGCGTTACGAAACCTGGCGTCTCTTTCATCGTTGTACCAATCCGATGGTGCATCCGGCTTCTATGACAAGAACATCCCTCCTGCAGCTCACATGTTTGGAAAAAATCTGCCAAATCATCCTCCAGGGGCTTCTGCAGCGTCAGTTTCTACGACGTCTACTTTACAACAGATGTTCAATTCGTCAATGGCCACCACGATGGCCTACAATGCTGCGACACGTGACCAATCAAGTGCGTATGGGTCAAACTATCATCAAAGGAACGATATGCTTAATCAAGCACAAAAAGTACCATTGAATATCCCCACAGTGGCAAATGCATCTACTCCAGTGGAACCAGCAAAACCAAAACGAAGTCGGAAAAAGAAAGATACGCAGGAGGTTATGCAACAACAAATGCAGCAACAGCAAGTTCACCAGCACCAACAACCACAGCCCAATGCGGCTCATCAAGGATTCCAGGCATACCCTGGTCTAAAATCTCAATCATCCAATTCGGCTAGCAGTCAATCCAATACGACGCCCAATGTTCCTGGTAATGTTGGCACCAACGTCACAGGGAATTCCGAACCATCTGCTATTTCGCTAAAGACAGCGAACGTTGTCCCGGGCAGTGCCTTCAACTTTGGCACCGGACCGGCAGGACTTAACCTACCTTCCAGTTTTCATGGCGAAAATTCGCCATATCTAGACGAATTCCGCAACAATCCCAATCCGTATTCTTACCTTGCATCTAGTCACCGAGGAGCTGCCTCTTCAGGAACAGCGTCGGCGGATGGATCCGATAAGACTCTCAATCCTTCCGCGTCCACTGCCTCAGCAGTAGCCGCTGTTGCGgcagctgctgctgttgctcaTCAGCCACCCCCAGCAGCCTCACCATACCACCAGTTTCTTTCCCACCCTTCTTCTCGTGCACCATATCAGTTTATGAATCAGCTAGATCCCCTGCATCAACAGTACCTACGACAAGAGGAGCTTCGAGCCCAAATGATGCTGAACCAAAGTCTAGGGTTGGGTGCACCGAGCGCCCATGGACCTCCTCCGGTGGCTTATGGCCAACCGGGCGCCTACCATCATCCTCTTGGCATGCACAAACCCTACGATgccatgaactcgatgaatcgATCACCGTGGCTATAA